Proteins from a genomic interval of uncultured Flavobacterium sp.:
- a CDS encoding response regulator, with protein TGIGLEVVKEFIELHKGKIDVESQVGEGTKFKVTFPLGNSLYKKNEIINEVFKIEKNKNQFLSNSANNQSYEDDFTNQSVENSKVETPKLYTVLIVEDNPELRGYLKEELSKTYKVITAENGKKGYELAVQKLPDLIITDVIMPVMDGLQLCKNIKGDLKTSHIPLLMLSAKAMVKDRLEGIDSGADMYLSKPFELDILKSSLAQLIISRQIMFKKFYSGITKHGKEKTTSLDNDFIQKILQFINENISEPELTVELLSSKIFLSRSQLYRKIKTLTGISVNEFIRNVRLEKAKQLIEQGNNNINEISYKVGFTSPSYFAKCYKIKYGHLPTQEKRTKE; from the coding sequence GCACCGGAATTGGTTTAGAAGTTGTCAAAGAATTTATTGAACTCCATAAAGGAAAAATTGATGTTGAAAGTCAGGTTGGCGAAGGTACAAAATTTAAGGTAACATTTCCTTTAGGCAACTCCCTTTATAAGAAAAATGAAATCATTAACGAGGTTTTTAAAATAGAAAAAAACAAAAATCAATTTTTATCTAACTCTGCTAATAACCAATCATATGAAGATGATTTCACTAATCAATCAGTCGAAAATTCTAAAGTAGAAACTCCAAAATTGTATACGGTTTTGATTGTTGAAGACAATCCTGAATTAAGAGGTTATTTAAAAGAGGAACTAAGTAAAACCTACAAGGTTATTACAGCCGAAAACGGTAAAAAAGGCTACGAACTTGCGGTGCAAAAATTACCTGATCTAATAATTACAGATGTTATTATGCCGGTTATGGACGGACTGCAATTGTGTAAAAACATAAAAGGAGACTTAAAAACGAGTCATATTCCTTTATTAATGCTGTCAGCAAAAGCAATGGTAAAAGACAGATTAGAAGGTATAGATTCCGGTGCTGATATGTATTTGAGTAAACCTTTTGAATTAGATATTCTAAAATCCAGTCTGGCGCAGCTCATTATAAGTAGACAGATCATGTTTAAGAAATTTTACAGCGGAATCACCAAACACGGCAAAGAAAAAACCACATCTTTGGATAATGATTTCATTCAAAAAATCCTGCAATTTATTAATGAAAATATTAGCGAACCAGAATTGACGGTAGAATTACTGTCTTCTAAAATCTTTTTAAGCAGAAGTCAATTGTATCGAAAAATAAAAACATTAACAGGTATTTCAGTTAACGAATTTATTAGAAATGTACGATTAGAAAAAGCAAAACAATTGATCGAACAAGGAAACAATAACATTAATGAAATTAGCTATAAAGTAGGTTTTACTTCTCCCTCCTATTTTGCTAAATGTTATAAAATTAAATACGGTCATTTGCCTACTCAGGAAAAAAGAACAAAAGAATAA